From the Cololabis saira isolate AMF1-May2022 chromosome 13, fColSai1.1, whole genome shotgun sequence genome, the window TGCTGCATGGTAATTATGTCTTTTTGGATTTATGAGGagatcacaacatttcctacattTCTATGGATCAGACATATGCAGTGGACTTTATCTACCTGAGTACATGAAAGAAAGTACATAAAGCAAAGTAAACATTTCCTTtatttatgctgaaagactttctAAACTTTCTAAAGGTGAATTTGCCACCCTTTTAGGGCGTGTGTGAAGGACACAATTATCGAGAGGTTTGCTGGCACTTTTAATGGAGGAGAGTACTCACCATCTGTCCAGAAGACCCTCTATGAAAcacaggttctggttctggagagAATTCCCGAGGTACATCCAAATACAATTGTTTCACCAGTTTTACCATGTGAATGATTATTTGCTACATATATTTTAGCCATGTCTCTGAAATCTGTCAAAAACCCTCCTTCCAAAGACAAATTTGATATACACAAATGTTATGAAATAAGTATTTCCCCTATGTTCATATGTATACGGAAGCAAATATTTATTGTTCAGTAGTTGCTGTGAACAATTTAGTAATCACGAATTAGAAAATCTGGtatagtattaaaaaaaaggaaaaaactgtcaaaaagAAGGGCAGAGAGTTTCTTGCATTTATTGTGATGATCGTCGTTTTTGATTGCAGGCAGTATAAACCCGATATATCTGATGTTTTTTTGCTCCcattttttgcatttcaggcccacaacacataaaacacaaaaagagaTTACTTTTTTAGTGGTAATGAGGTACAATGAAAATATCTCAAACAAGTGATGTCGACAGAGGCTCATAATCTTAATTTGGCACAAAAGCTGAAAAAAGGGTTGATCCCTAAGAAACGTGTTTGTCAATCAATGTGAGTAATCCATTGAAATGTTTATAGTCTTTTTAAGGAATATTGAAACAGTATTCCTTAAAGAAAATATTAGCATATTTCTCCATCTACAGTAGAGAATATCATTAAAGTATTCAGAGAAATCCGTGCACTAAAGAACACAAGCCTTTGATTTTAGGGCAACTTACTGAAGATCGCCTTCATGACGATATCTTTTCCAAGGATATCCATGTATTATTTCCAATTTAACAATGCAAAACCAGactctgcacacattacaaagacaaggctgcagaaaaataaagaaacacctGTTTGCAATCCTGAACTTTCTTTGATAAAATCACATCTTACACTTATTAACAGAATTTCTTTTCAATGTTGTTGAAGGAATGACAACACTTCACGTGGTTAAAGTTTTACCTTGTAAATGTTTTCCTTTGGAAAGTGTTGCAGCCCTGAAATGCAGGAATGGATGTATATTACAGGCTGTTCAAAACACAGCATCTCACCTGGTAAAAATCATATCACTCCTGTACTGGCCTGTTTGCTATGGCTACCTGTCCATTTCAGGATccattttaagattttattgtttgtttttaagtgcCTCAAAAGCACAGCGCCACCATATCTGTGTGAACTCTTGAAAACCTCACACTTAAGTTACTACAGATCAGTTACTCCTGGAGGTTCCCAGATCCAGACTGAAAAACGGTGCAGCAGTTTGACCCCGGATATCAGAGCTGttaatcagttttttttctttagctttTAGTGGTGACTGTGCatgtgtatttttattcttcaattTTAATAATTACTTAGACTATTTCATTACATCAGGTTTAATTGTCCCTAGCTCTGTATCTTTATCGATATTTTGTTAatttgtgcagcactttggttaaattctgttgttttaaatgtgcaaaacaaatttaatttgacTTAACTGAGATAAAGTtaaagttttttattgtttttttccccctcttttgaCTGTAAAACTAAATCCTGTTTCAGGTGGATGAAATTGAGATTGTAATGCCCAACCAGCATTACTTCACCATAGACATGACCAAAATGGGTATTGTCAACAAAGATGAGGCAAGTTCTATAATTACATTCAGTCTTACAAGTTTTGTTGTCATGAAATAATTCGGTGACCGATATACATTTCTCTTCGTTAGGTGCTTTTACCTCTGGATAACCCTGCTGGCAACATCACTGGGACAGTGCGCCGTAAGCAGTTGGCTCGACTTTAAAAGTGCCGTCACAGCTTGAAGACAGAGCTGCATTGATAGTATTGTTATACTATAAGAAAGTGTTTGTACAAATATAAAACTGGTGATTCATATAACTGAAGTCAACATGATGCCACATAGAAAATTAATAGAAGCTCAAACATCAGACTCAACATAAATGACTACTACTGACTGTGTGATATGATTGTGTATCatttaagataaaataaaatagctatAAATGACATCGTGTTCGGTGAGAAAAGAGCACCATTTATTGCAAATTCAGAAATCCAAATTTCAGTGTTATGTTGCACATAAACATTGGTCCTACACACGTCAGTACAGCTGTCTATGCGACAAAGCTGAAAGCACCACAAGTAGAGACATAATAAgaatatatacacataaatattttcattttaagaacgACAAGCTTAAATAATGCAGGTGAGGAGAGACAAAGAGGCTTATGGCTAGGTCCTGGGGTCtaggaaaacaaaaatgcacCATTGATACATGCGCAGGATAATTTATGGACTCAGATGTGCAGGTTATGACATAAAAATTCTATTTTGGGGACAAAACTTGTTATATCAGAATATTTTTATGCATTTATCAAAGTGTTTAGGTATGACAGAACATACAGTTTTCAACTATATATCATCTTATATACaaatacttttcttttaaaatcatCAGGATtattcactttgcacacacacacacacacacacacacagacacacacacacacacaccacacaaacGTCTTTTCTGCAATCTTCAttccacatttcctttttttttattttaaataaaaacacaaaaaaatacttATCTAAAGCAGCAGGAAAAAAGAATGGCTGAAAGGGTAAACAGCAGACTGGATGCCATGTGCAGACCATTTTTGGGGTCCAGGCTATAAAAAACACACAGCATTCAAATCCTGTAAAGGTGCCACTGCGGGCGGAGGAGTCTCTGTGAAGCTAACCTGGAGTCTTCTGGCATGATTGTCAGTGAGGTGGGTGTGGGACGCCCGGTGATGCTACGAGGCATTGATTTTCAGGTGCTGAGTTTGCAGCGGTTTCACATGGTACTCATAGATCTTCAGTGCAGGACCAAGCTTTATCGACAGCCCCGTTAGGACGTCATTACGCGTCATCAGGAGCAGGGACTTGCCGTCAATTTCCTGTATAACGGggagaaaatgtttgttttgggATCCTATACTATCACAACCATTTGACTGGTATTttgagcaggaggaaaaaacaaTACTCCAACCTGATCCTGGAATGCTATGGCTTGTTCCTCAAATCCTGTTGCTTTGAAATAATTGACAACATCAGCAACTCCCCAGCTGGACGGGTCAGGTAGCTGTCCGTTCTCCACTGGACTGTGGGAAAAAGTTTAAGGAGTCATCTCACTGAGAACAGTTTAACTAACTATTTCCAAATTTTCACAATCAATTTAGGTGATACTTTTTAGTGTCGACTGAGCCATTTGCCTTTTCTTCCATGGCAGctgtagaaataaataaaaatagggaTGCATTAATATTATCAGCACTTTTAATTAGGAACTTATTAAGTAAACTGCGAAAGACAAAAAGATGCTTTTATTTATATGataaattgattaaaaaaaaattctattgAATGGGGTTGCACAATAGTGCACGAATGGTCTATTATTTTGAAAAAGCTATGCAATAACACTCACAAATAACACTCAATAACACTCACAAAACTTGTAAGGAATGACGAATaacaaaattattattattaataataataataataataataataataatacacatGTAGAtgaagtaaaatgtataaaagtaaTTTTCATGATTGTTTCTTGGAGGATATCATCCAATATTTTTAAAGGAGGCTGAATGATACAATTTTATtcaaatatgtaaatatatatgaatataaaatATTTTACATGCAAATCTGTTGAAGTATTTGGTGTCTGGTGTACATTATTTCCTCATCAAGTGCAGTCCTGGAGTTATTCAagaaataacctgaatttgctatCTAAATGAAAGGTCAGTCTGCAATGCACGGATAATTAAGATGAATTATAGAACAGTTGAGTGAATGAACAAATGAATACATAAACACATTACGAATCCAAACATGATTTTCACGAGgcacaaagaggaaggggttaagcggcttttaggggcctgcagataacactattgggtgaatgggtagatttgtttatatttatgttcagaaatgggcagctaattatatgtgtgtgtgtgtgtgtatatatatatatatatatatatatatatatatatatatatatatgtatgtgtgtatgtgtgtgtgtgtgtgtgtgtgtgtgtgtgtgcgtaagtagatatatacaaaGATATAAAGTAGATGCAGTAAATAGAGacagtatggtgtaaataagtatatttatataaatatttatattggCAAgtttgtacaaatatatagaaatattcaactatgtgtatgtatgtataggtatgtgtgtgagtataattacagtatataataataataataataataataataataataataataataatactgttatttagcagtgtgagtacttataaatacgggttaaatgattagtggggtaggattaaataagtttacacttcttcctcctcctttttgcacatgtaaattaagatatcaagtgttaaagtatgaattatttgttttgttgttttgttttcttatcttctcttgaattgttgttttttacatgtacaaaataaatcaaatcaaatcaaacgctgcagcaaaactgctgGTGACTATGACACTTTGCAAGATCGCATGTATTTTAAGTTTAAGAGCTGTGAAACTGCTAAAATAAGCCTCTTACCTTCTGTATTGTTGCAGTAATTTTTCATCAGATGTCTTCTTCAGGACAACTCAGTTTGTTGGCAGTTCAAACACcatcattgtttttgttttaatagtCTGGCGTTCACTGGATGTTTCCGCTGGAATAACAGTGGGATAGTGTAATTGTTAATACATTATTTATAGGTACTGattaaaataaaacctgtcaTCTGTCAGTCACACTCATGTAAATAAAGAGCTGCGGAGTGAAAATCACTACCTGAAACTCCACATTATGAAATACAACAATGTTATAAAGCCACCCTAATGCGTTTATTtaagtgtaaaataaaaatgtaaaaaaaataatcctaaaTATagtacaataaagaaaacaataaagatATGTATGGTCCGCTCTTCGTGTTTTATATAAACGCTAACGTTGAGCTAACATGGACAGTTAGCTTCGTCTGCTAATACAACATTTAACAGTTACCTTGTTTAAGGAGATTCCACCTTGACAGCAATTGCTGGACCGAGATATACAAGTATGACAACCGCAAAAAGTTTCTTTACCCCCAagatatttttttaacagatgaGGGATTGTATTTATTTGATAAAATCAAATTATAATCAAGTAAAGCCAACTAGCTCATTCGCTTTTGCCTTCTTCGCCCACGACCGCAGGTGCTGCTGGGAAATGTAGTTTTAATAACGCAAGTTAGAGCCTATCCGTAGTTTTAACTACTAGTGTGCTACATTTCCATATGATTAATTCACACTGAATGCACATACGCATatattttcataaaaacaatatATTATAATGACATATCCTTCTTTACATAAACTCTgctacagaaaagaaaatctggaAAATCTGGATAATCTAACAAACTGACCTTTCATCTATTGAAAATGCCATGTCTTTTTAAATGTACCAAAAACAATAATCGGTTGTGTGCAgtaatatataatacattttctacatatattatatatatatatatatatatatatatatatatatatatatatatatatatatacataaaatgtCTTTCCTTCAATTGAATACCACACCAACTTTTTTACTGAGGTCAAAAGTGAATATCCTGTGAACAGATATGGTTAAATAATGATATATTTGATAAATTAACAACAAAGCACTGACACATTTCTGCTTCCTATCTCGTCACTGTTTTGTCTGCGTCTTTGAAATTCAAAGCTGGAGTGCTAAAACGGAACCTTTGAGAAGTCATCATTGCTTTTCTTCCTTCACATAATGTTTAAAATTtggtcatgttaaaaaaaaaaaaaaagatttttgaaaCTGCTTGTCTCATGCATCTTTGTCTTTATGAACACGTACATGGCTCCAGGTCTTAAGGACGCCGGAATGACAAACAATGATTGCACAATTGATTTATGAACTAAATTCTTTAAAGACACCAAGACCAGTAAAAGACAATAGATAAATTGAATGCACATAAGCATatattttcataaaaacaatTTATTATAATGACATATCCTTCTTTACATAAACTCTgctacagaaaagaaaatccccCTTCAAACACAATATGGGTGGGAAAAACGTGTCAGCTTTCTAAATGATGTGCAAAATTTCAACAAACTAAATACACTTTTCTGGTTATTGATCCCATACTGGCACATGTGAATAGCTACAAGGACTCATAAACCTGTTTCCATCAGTTAGCAGTGTAAAGTGTTTTAGGGAAGGCTTCAAACTTTTACATCAAATCCGACAAACATTACATACATtggaggaagaaaacagcatGAAGAGCTGTGGCTCTTTTACACATTTTTCTGGGAGGATTTACACACAGGTAGTTTGGTGAGAGACATGCGAAATACTGAAGTGTACTTTTCAAATTTGTCTAAAATTAAAATATGGTGAGATTTTGAGGATTACGATTTTTTCACCACTGAAATTGGAAAGATTGTGTTGGTTCTCTTTTGATAAAGGTGACTtcataagttgaaaaaaatattagtAAGGTTTAAGAACAGGCATCATTGTGAATTAACTATAAATACTTTGCTCCTAAAAGGGAAAATGAAGTTGCATCAATAAATTATCCGGTATATTAACAGTTTATAATACTTTTGAACATAAAACATCTGGAATCTTCTTATACTTGTATACTCCTTATATATACTCTGAGCTACACGTTTAAACATGGTAATTATTAGACAtctacaaatataaataaaaacagtgtaAGAAACCATTGTGTTTTTGATATTAAATTAGGGCTACAATAAATGTCGCATCATTTTCCCAGACCAAGAAAATGTTCCAACTGAAACAAAGCATTGATTACCCAAATCTTTTTCACATTATGTGGTCTCGGATTGATGATTTTGGTTAAACTGCTTTCCCCTAACATGCAAAGACTCCAATGCCATGTCTAATAATgattaaaacttcttaaaaGTTTCAAGACGTAACGTGAAAGACTATCAGAGGATTTATGCTTCAGACTCCGTGTGAAATATTTACTTCTCCACAGCCTTGAGAGTCCAGCCTTTAGAAATGATCTCAAACTGTGACTTCTCTGTTGACGACAGGTGGAGACAAACCAACTCGAAAaagttaatataaaataaaatgaataaataaaaataaaatgcaacaaaaaGGATACTGTGGCGCCGTAGGTACTGAAAAtcgtacatatttttttttgccttcttcGATACAACATATGGACTTGTCAGGTCAACATGTTGTATAAAATGAAGGGATGTAGGGACTATATTTTAGCATCAAGGACAGGCAGTTTTTCAGAATTTATAGGCCTTGAATTTTGCTTAGT encodes:
- the samd13 gene encoding sterile alpha motif domain-containing protein 13; translation: MKNYCNNTEAAMEEKANGSVDTKNPVENGQLPDPSSWGVADVVNYFKATGFEEQAIAFQDQEIDGKSLLLMTRNDVLTGLSIKLGPALKIYEYHVKPLQTQHLKINAS